The Vicinamibacterales bacterium sequence CCCGCCGCTCGATCCCGCGGCCGTCGTCGATGGAAGGCGCGTGACCATCACCTGGAACGCACCGTCCACGGGCGCACCGCCGTACTACCTGCTCCAGGGCGGAACCGCCGAGGGACGAAGCGACCTGGGCGCCCTGCCCATCGACGGAGCGGCGACGAACCTCACGCTCGACCTACCGGCCGGCACGTTCTGGACGCGGCTGACGTCGGTCAATGGCGCCGGTCGCTCGGCGCCGGCAGCGGAACTCCTGATCGATACGTCGGCCATGGCATCGTGCGGCGTCACACCGCTGCCGCCCACCAACCTGACCGCCGTCGTCACCGGCCGAACGGTCGTACTGACGTGGCAACCGTCGCCGACGGCGCCGTACGTAGACGGCCTCTTCCTCAAGGCGGGCACTCAGGCCGGCGTACCGGACATTGGGAGCGTCGCGCTGGACCCGTCCGCGACGTCGTTCTCGACGACGGCGCCGCCTGGCGCCTACCACCTGTGGCTGGTGAGCGACAATCTCTGCTTCAAAACCGCCGCCAGCAACGTGGTCCTCGTCGTGGTGCCGTAGCCTCACGGCGTCGGGCGCGACGGGCTTCGCGCCGTCAAGCCAGCGGGCCGATCCGGCGCAGCCACAGCACCGGCTGCTGACGGTCGCGCGACGCCTCCACGTCCACGTCGAACTCGGCCGTCCAGTCGTTCAGGTCGTTCGCGTCCACGAGGACCTGCTGCACCAGCCAGCGGGCGGGCGCCTCGCGGCGGTCCACGTGGGTGTGGCGGGCGTTACGGGCTTCGGGATCGAAGCGCAGCCCGCCGTGCTCCGGGGTGAACGCCTCGAAGGCGGCCTTCAGCTCGGGAGGCGTCGCGGCCTGCGCCTCGGCGGACGTCGGCGCGTCGAGCGCGGCGACCGCGCCTTGACCGTCGCCGTGTGCCCACGCCTTGAGTGCCGTGAACACTCGGGCGCGGATGGCCGCCAGGAAGGCGGGCGCATCGGCGGTGAGGTCGTACGGCGCCACGGGCTAGGGCTTTCTGGCCAGCGCGTCGGCGCCGCGCCCGGGCCCGAGCGGCACGTAGTTCGGGTCGCGCATCCGCTCCCATTCCTCGGCCAGGCTGGCATCGGCGGTCCGTACGAGCGTGCGCATGTACCACTCGATCTCCAGCACCTCGTCGGTCTTCATCGCGGCCGGGACGGTCTGGCTCAGCGCCTTGTAGACGCTGTTCAGGTGACGGAGCAGCAGGCCCTCGCTCCGTTCCAGGTCGTACTCCAGCACGTACTCGGCGAACGACTTGTAGGTCTCGAACATCTCCCGTGCGATGGACTTGGGACGGATGTTCTCCTGGGCCACCCACGGGTGGCGATCGGCGAAGGCGTTGAACGTGTCGTACACGAAGTCACGGAGCGGCTTGGGATATTCGAGCTTCTCGAGCTCCGCCATCCGTTCCTCGTACTCCATGCCCTCGGCCTTCAGCTCGGCCACCTTCCGGCCCTTCAGCCGATCGAGCTGACGGCGCAGGATGAGCTCGGGGTTCTCGAGGATGGACTCGACGAGTGTCAGCACGTCGAGCGCGTAGGTGGGCGAGTCCTGCTCCAGGAGCGGGATCGTCTCGATGAGATACAGCGACAGCGCCTGGTCCATCGAGAAGTCGTCCTGCAAATCCACGTTCACGCGCACCTTCGCGCCCTCGGGCGTGGGCGGCACGATCTCGACGATGCCGCGCTGCACGAGCGCCCGGAAGAGCTGCCAGGCGCGGCGCCGGTGCGCGGTCTTGGCCGCGGGCGTCTCGTGGCTGTCGCGCACCAGCACGCGCATCGCCTGGCAGCCGTCGGTGGGCCGGCTGAGCACGTTCAGCAGCATGCCGTGGGTCACCTGGAAGCGCGAGACGAGCGGCTCGGGCGGCGCCGCGATGAGGCGCGTGTAGACGTTCTGGTCCCAGTCCACGTAGTTGTGGTCCGGGGGCTTGCGCTTCACGAACTTCCGGCCGTCGCGCGCGGCCTTCTCGGCCAGCCGCAGGTTCTCGACGACGTGCTCCGGCGCCTGCACGACGACGTAGCCGCGGTCGTCGAAGCCCTTGCGGCCGGCGCGGCCCGCGATCTGGTGGAACTCACGCGCACTGAGACGAGACGTCTTCTGGCCGTCGAACTTGCAGAGCTTCGTGATGACGACCGTGCGGATGGGCACGTTGATGCCGGCGCCCAGCGTGTCGGTGCCGCAGATGACGCGGAGCAGGCCGAGCTGCGCCAGCTGCTCCACGAGCACCCGGTACTTCGGCAGGAGGCCCGCGTGGTGCAGGCCGATGCCGTGGCGCAGCCACTTCCTGATCGACGGACCGTACGGACTGGAGAAGTCGACGGTCTCGATCCGGGCGGCGATTTCGGCCTTCTGCTCCTTGGTGGCGATCTTCAGGCTCGTGAAGTCCTGGGCGCTCGCCGCGGCGTCGGCCTGCGTGAAGTGCACGACGTAGGCGGGCGTCCGCTCCTCGTCCACCAGCTTCTCGATGGTGTGGGCCAGCGGGATCTCGGCATACGTGTAGTCGAGGGGCACCGGCCGCTCGCCGGACTTGACGGTCACCGTCGGCAGGCCGGTCGTCCGCGTGATCCACGTCTCGAACGGCGTCGTGTCGCCCAGTGTGGCCGACATCAGCAGGAAGCGTGCGCGGGGCATCGTGAGCAGCGGCACCTGCCACGCGGCGCCGCGATCGCGATCCGCGTAGTAATGGAACTCGTCCATCACGACGTGATCGAAGGGCGCATGCTCGCCCTCTCGGAGGGCGATGTTCGAGAGCACCTCCGCCGTGCAGCAGAGGATCGGGGCCTCGCGGTTGACGGTGGCATCCCCGGTCGAGAGGCCCACCTGGTCCGGCCCGAACTCGCGGCAGAGCGCCATCCACTTCTCGTTCACGAGCGCCTTGATCGGGCACGTGTAGACGGACCGTTGGCCCCTCGCGAGCGCCGCGAAGATCATGGCCGTCGCCACCAGCGACTTCCCCGAGCCGGTGGGGGTGTTCAGGATCACGTTCTGCCCGTCGAGGAGGGCGAGCATGGCCTCCTCCTGTGCCGGGTACAACGCGAGTCCGCGCGAGTCCACGTAGCGCAGGAAGAGATCGAGCAGCTCGTCGGTCGGGGCGTCGCGCGACGGCAGCCAGTCGCTGAGCGTGGAGGTCACGGGCGGCTCAAAACAACGTGGGCTGCGGCTCGCCGCGCCCCAGCACGCGCATCATGGCGTCGGCATCGGCGCGGCCCAGGGCCTGCAGGGTGCGCGTGGCCGGACGCACCGAGGCCGTGGCCAGCGCCTCCAGGTCCACGCCGGCCAGGCCACGGTAGCGCACCACTTGCAGGTCGTGGCCCACCGCGCGCAGATCCTGGGTGGCCTGCCGGTACTCCGGCTCGGTGAAGACGTAGAGCGGTCTCGGCAACTGGTCGCTCGAGAGGCACGCGAGCGGCGGATGGGCGACCGACACGCGCCGCTCGGCCAGGAGCGGCCACATCCGACGATAGAAGTAGAGACACATCAACGCGGCGCAGTGGATGCCGTCGGCGTCCGCGTCCATCAGCAGGACCACCCGCTCGTAGCGGACCCGGGCCAGGTCGAACGCCGGGCCGTCGCCGGCGCCCATGGCCTGGGTGAGCGCCTGGAACCACGGGTTCGCCACCACCTTCTCCGGCGACGCCTTCACGGCGTTCATCGGCTTGCCCTGCATCGGGAGCACGGCCTGCGTCTCCGCGTCGCGTACCAGCGCCACGGTGCCAGCCGCGCTGTCGCCTTCGACCACGAAGAGCTCCGCACCGGAGCCCGGGCCGTGGCGGCGGCAGTCCATCAGCTTCGGCACCGCCAGTCCGCCGTCGACCAGCACGCGGGTGAAGCCCGTCACACCGCGCCTCCTGCGGACGCCGCCATCGTCATCATGGCCGCGAAGGTCGGGGAGGCAGGGTCCGCCAGTTCGTCCAGCACGTCGAAGTGGTCGCGTCCGGGTGCGCGATGGCTGGTGAGGCGCGAGAGCCTGGGCCCCCACGCCTCGATGAGGGCGTCGGACTGGCGCAGGAACGCCTCGGGCTCGTCGGCGCCCACCAGCACGTGCACGGGGATGTCCCCCACGGGCGCCGCCGTGAGCGGCGACAGCGCCTCGATCTCGGCGGCGTCGAGGCCGACGCGGTCGTTCACGTAGGACGCCGCAATCGGCGCCAGGTCGTACACGCCGCTCACGAGCACCAGCCCCGCCACGGCATGCGACGCCTCGCCGCCTCCCATCCCACAGGCGACGGCCGCGGCCAGGTGCCCGCCCGCCGAGTGCCCGCTCAGAACGAGAGGCGCGCCCTCCAGCTCGAGCGGTCCCGACTCGCGCGCGAGGTGGACGACCGCGGCGGCGGCCTCCTGCACGATGTCGCGCAGCCGGAGATCCGGCGCCAGCGTGTAGCCGACGGCCGCCAGCGCCCAGCCGCGCGCCGCGAGCGCCTCCGCGGCGAACCCCGAGCCGGCCTTGTCGCCTTCCTGCCAGAACCCGCCATGGAAGTAGACCAGGCAGGCGATGGGCGCGCGACCGGCGGGGCGCACCAGGTCGACGCGTTCACGGGCGCGCGGTCCGTACGAGACGTCGCGGGACACGACGAGGCCGGGCGCGCGGTCGAGGGCGGCGGTGGCCCGCTGGTGCCGCCGCAGCACCCCCGCGAAGTCCTTCGCCGACCGGCTGGGCGACAGCTGACGGTCGAGGGCCGCGCGCGTCAGGTCGGAGTAGCCGACGGGCATCAGGCGCCGCTCACGGCGCGCTTCGCGCGCGTGTCCACCGTGAGCTGGAACACGTCGGGCCGCGCGTAGTGCCCGGTCGCGTCGAAGTCGTATTTCCCGCGGGCGATGTCGGCCGGATCGAGCGTGGCGTAGAGCATCGTCTCGCCCGAGAAGTCGGGGCCGGCCAGCACCTGGCCCAGCGGGCCGACGATGGCGGACCCGCCGCGCATCATCACCGTGTCCGGCGCGTCGCCGAGCGCGCTCTCGTGATCGGGGCCGTACGCCGCCCGCGTGATGTGCTGGCAGGCGGTGAGGACGAAACACCGGCCCTCGAGCGCGATGTGCCGCATCGACGGCAGCCAGGTGTCGCGATCGTCGGCCGTCGGCGCGCAGTAGAGGGTGACGCCCTGGCTGTACATGTGCATCCGCAGGGCGGGCATGTAGTTCTCCCAGCAGATGACGGCGCCGATGACGCCCATGTCCGTCCGGAAGGCCGGCATCGTCGAGCCGTCCCCGTAGCCCCAGATGAGCCGCTCGGCGGCGGTGGGCATGAGCTTGCGGTGCGTACCGACCACGCCGCGTGCGCCGTCCAGATAGAGCGCCGTGCAGTACAGGGTGCCGCCGTCGCGCTCGATCACGCCGATGACGACGAACGCGCCGGTCTCGGCCGTGGCCTCGGCGAGCGCGGCCACCTCGGGCCCGTCGAGATCGATGGCGGCCTCGAAGTAGCGACGGAACGCCTCGCGGCCGCCGGCCGTCCTCAGGCCGACGGGCGCGCCGAAACTGGCGCCCTTGGGATAGCCGCCGATGAAGGCCTCGGGGAACACGACCAGCCGGGCACCCTGCCCGGCGGCCTCGCGGATGGCCGCAGCCGCCTTCAGCGCCGAGGCGCCGGGATCGTACGGCACGGAGGCGAGCTGGGCGACGGCGGCGGTGAACGGCGCGGCGGGCATGGGCGTCCCTGAGCTTATCCCGTTCGCGCCGTCACCCTGGAGCGGCGGGCGCCCGGCGCGGGCTCAGGCGCGACGGACGGCGATCATCTCGACGGGCGCGATGACGCCCTCGGTCAGCGCCTCGATCATGTGGCGCACCTTCAGCGCGGCGTTCGCCCCGAGGATGAGGTGCAGACCGATCGGCGGCGGACCGTCCGCGCCCGCCATGGCCGCGCGCATCCGATGGAAGAACTCCAGCGCGAACTCCCGGCGATCCCGCCTGGCCGCGATCTCGAAGCCGGCGGCCGCGAGCGCGTCCTCGTAGTCGGCGGGCGAGGCCAGCGCGCAGGTCGCGCCGGATTCGGCCCAGGGCACGGGGTAGGGCACGGCGCCGTCGCCGGCCCGCATCACGTCGTAGACCCCGAAGGTGCCTCCGGGACGGAGCACGCGGGCCAGGCCCGCGAAGAGGGCCGGCTTGTCGGCGATGTTCATGCCCACGTGCATCATGTAGGCGCCGTCGAAGGCCTGGTCGCCGAACGGCGGCGCCAGCGCGCTGCCCTGCCGCAGGGCCACGCGGTCCGAGAGGCCCACCCAGCGGCTCACCTCGTTGCCCGTCTCGACGAACTCCGCCGTCAGATCGAGGCCCGTGACATCGACGCCGTAACGGGAGGCCACGTAGCGTGCGGCGCCGCCGATCCCGCACCCGACGTCCAGCAGCCGTTGCCCGGATTGCCAGCCCAGCTGCGCATGGAACTCCTTCGTCGCCTGGCGTCCGCCCATGTGGAACTCGTCGGCCGGCGCCAGGTCGTCCACGGAGATCGTGTCGGGGGCCAGGCCCTGGGCGGTCAAGGCCGCGCGCAGTGAGCCGAGCAGCCCTCCTGTCTCGTACTGCCTGGCCACCGTGCGTTCGTCGATGCGCATGTCGTCCGCACTCCCCGCCGCGCCGTCCATGGTTCCGGTGTTCGATCGGGCGTGCGCGCCACGGACGGGCCGTGGTCGTTCGACGATATCACCGCGCGGTCGACGGCTTCGTCCAAGGAGGCTCCCTCGGATCTCCGGCAGAACGGCTGTGCTGGCCTCCCTCGGCGCCTCCACGAGCTGCCGCCCCCCCCCACACGAGCCGGCCTCCGGACGCGCGATTCCCAGAATCAGCAACGACGGACACACCCCGGGCAATGCCCGCCACTGCCGACGTGGCACCGTTCTTGGACCCGGAGCCATGAGGAGGACATCACTCATGCGAAGCTGGCTGTTGGTTGGCACACTCGCCGTCACCGTGGCTGCGTGTCAGCAGTCTCCAGATATCGAGGGCATGGCGACCGCCGCCCTCGAACGCGCCGCGCTCCAGGACGAGGTGGACGCGGCCTACGACGAGTCCAGCCAGGTCGTCCGCCTGACGGGCACCGTCGACACGTCGAGCGAACGCGACCGGGCGCTCGAGGCCGTGCGTGCGTCGGTCGGGAACCGCGCGCAGATCGCGAACGAGATCGTCGTCGAGGGGATCCAGGCCGAGATGGCGGACGACCTCGACAGCGGCATCGAGGAGCGCTTCGACACCCAGTGGAAGGCGGCGCCCGAGGCGAAGAACGCCGACGTCGATCTGCGGGTCGAGAACGGCGTCGTGACCCTCACGGGCGAGGTCTCCACCGACGCGGCCAAGACGCGGGCCGAAGGGGTCGCCCGCACCATCCCGGGCGTGAAGGACGTCGTGAACGCGCTCGAGGTGAACGCCGAACGGCGCGACACGATGCGCGAGCGGTAGCCCGCGACCACACGGCGCCGACCCCGGCGCCGGGCGATCGGCGGCCCAGAGGTGGCCGCTGATCGCCCGCCCCGCCTGCTCCTCCAGCGCCGGACGGCCGTCCCGTCGTCCGGCCGGCCCCCCCGTCCCGCGCGCGCCCCAAGCCGGCACTCGGACTAAGCTACCGGCGCATGCCGCCCGGTCGCGACCGCACGCCGACGACGTCCGAGTCGCTCGTCCGGGTGATGGGCACGTACGGTCTGGCGGCGGCCATCGTGAACATCACCGTCGGCGGCGGCATCTTCCGCCTGCCCGCCACCGTCGCCGGGGCGCTCGGGCCGGCCGCGCCCCTCGCCTACCTGGTCTGCGCGGCGGCGATGGGCCTCATCGTGCTCTGCATCGCCGACGCCGGAAGCCGCGTTTCGCTCACGGGCGGCCCCTATGCGTACATCGGCGTCGCGCTGGGTCCGTACGCCGCCTTCCTCGCGGGCGTGCTGCTCTGGATGCTCGGCCTCTTCGCGACCGCCGCGGTCTCCACCGTGTTCGCGGCGAGCGCCGCAGAGCTCCTGGGCGGCGGCGCCATGGAGACGGTGGTGCTCGTCGTGACCTATGCGTTCTGGACGCTGGTGAACGTCCAGGGCGTGGCGCTCGGCGCACGGCTGAACG is a genomic window containing:
- a CDS encoding toprim domain-containing protein, with product MTGFTRVLVDGGLAVPKLMDCRRHGPGSGAELFVVEGDSAAGTVALVRDAETQAVLPMQGKPMNAVKASPEKVVANPWFQALTQAMGAGDGPAFDLARVRYERVVLLMDADADGIHCAALMCLYFYRRMWPLLAERRVSVAHPPLACLSSDQLPRPLYVFTEPEYRQATQDLRAVGHDLQVVRYRGLAGVDLEALATASVRPATRTLQALGRADADAMMRVLGRGEPQPTLF
- a CDS encoding alpha/beta hydrolase, giving the protein MPVGYSDLTRAALDRQLSPSRSAKDFAGVLRRHQRATAALDRAPGLVVSRDVSYGPRARERVDLVRPAGRAPIACLVYFHGGFWQEGDKAGSGFAAEALAARGWALAAVGYTLAPDLRLRDIVQEAAAAVVHLARESGPLELEGAPLVLSGHSAGGHLAAAVACGMGGGEASHAVAGLVLVSGVYDLAPIAASYVNDRVGLDAAEIEALSPLTAAPVGDIPVHVLVGADEPEAFLRQSDALIEAWGPRLSRLTSHRAPGRDHFDVLDELADPASPTFAAMMTMAASAGGAV
- a CDS encoding carbon-nitrogen hydrolase family protein, translated to MPAAPFTAAVAQLASVPYDPGASALKAAAAIREAAGQGARLVVFPEAFIGGYPKGASFGAPVGLRTAGGREAFRRYFEAAIDLDGPEVAALAEATAETGAFVVIGVIERDGGTLYCTALYLDGARGVVGTHRKLMPTAAERLIWGYGDGSTMPAFRTDMGVIGAVICWENYMPALRMHMYSQGVTLYCAPTADDRDTWLPSMRHIALEGRCFVLTACQHITRAAYGPDHESALGDAPDTVMMRGGSAIVGPLGQVLAGPDFSGETMLYATLDPADIARGKYDFDATGHYARPDVFQLTVDTRAKRAVSGA
- a CDS encoding methyltransferase domain-containing protein produces the protein MRIDERTVARQYETGGLLGSLRAALTAQGLAPDTISVDDLAPADEFHMGGRQATKEFHAQLGWQSGQRLLDVGCGIGGAARYVASRYGVDVTGLDLTAEFVETGNEVSRWVGLSDRVALRQGSALAPPFGDQAFDGAYMMHVGMNIADKPALFAGLARVLRPGGTFGVYDVMRAGDGAVPYPVPWAESGATCALASPADYEDALAAAGFEIAARRDRREFALEFFHRMRAAMAGADGPPPIGLHLILGANAALKVRHMIEALTEGVIAPVEMIAVRRA
- a CDS encoding BON domain-containing protein, with the translated sequence MRSWLLVGTLAVTVAACQQSPDIEGMATAALERAALQDEVDAAYDESSQVVRLTGTVDTSSERDRALEAVRASVGNRAQIANEIVVEGIQAEMADDLDSGIEERFDTQWKAAPEAKNADVDLRVENGVVTLTGEVSTDAAKTRAEGVARTIPGVKDVVNALEVNAERRDTMRER